One Nitrospina watsonii DNA segment encodes these proteins:
- a CDS encoding heavy-metal-associated domain-containing protein, protein MMSQATLQVTGMTCGHCVETVSKAVSSLNGVNKVDVSLEQKEVKVDFDEGQTALTEIKAKIVDAGYEVGSG, encoded by the coding sequence ATGATGTCTCAGGCAACGCTTCAGGTAACCGGCATGACATGCGGCCACTGTGTGGAAACGGTGAGCAAGGCGGTCAGCTCGCTCAACGGTGTCAACAAAGTGGATGTGAGTCTGGAACAGAAAGAAGTGAAGGTGGACTTCGACGAAGGCCAGACTGCCCTGACGGAGATCAAGGCGAAGATCGTGGATGCCGGATATGAAGTGGGGAGTGGTTGA